A window of Mucilaginibacter paludis DSM 18603 contains these coding sequences:
- a CDS encoding outer membrane beta-barrel family protein, which yields MQTYHILNRFSKEKRLVILLCLLFPVTSFSQIHGNVKDSIGNRLSNVVCKLTSLGSSRTYSNPTDNNGDFYFKGVVAGKYSVKISLVGFQAYVIDNLIVKEKDNIDLGSIILHTESRLLKEVKISYKQPVYQQKMDKTIVNVGETISASGGSVLDVLERSPGVAVDRQNNTISMRGKEGVLVMINGKQTYLPISEVVQMLKGVGTGVVSKIELINNPSSDMDATGSAGVINVILKKGSNLGQSFSYDVNGGYGRGGKFGGDLNYTNQFGRLSLTASYSGMYNNSKEEWKVNRRNDYHDSVFEVNTTTDRHPINITNSGSLRLDYPVNDRLSFGANVQAYFKHWNMDADNNTNVSDGLVIHQTDREHDRWYDILSGVDSRYQINPNSLITVNADYLSYVNNNQHVYNNEYSGSGATKTELINTDKHTPIHITVFKTDYNNKASDSFTFKGGLKTAISSFTNNVAENNLDDPNNSLLVDLTGKDFLNENIYAAYSSAQYRLSSKISLDGGLRYEYTTSTLKDQNNLSLFDRKYGNLFPSVTAKYEINNENTLQLGYNRRISRPSFVDIAPFIVFLDPNTYVTGNVELKPTLTDNYSVSYKLDDYFFSLEYSNNTNSISTFQPVLNVNSNTLLLTPRNIDHFKVVSFTANAPYEVSTWWKFIVSGTYSYQMVNTIYAYNERVNFSRNTVRLNITNNLTLPKGLSIELSGYVQSPFIVGITTRKIPGEVNFGLMKKLTERSSLSFVANDIFKTNIWTETNQLSTGNFSLHRNNNFETRVFRLSYAYKIGTTNHKARERVDEEKRVN from the coding sequence TTGCAAACTTATCATATCTTAAATCGCTTCTCGAAAGAGAAGCGACTTGTTATTCTTTTGTGCTTACTTTTTCCAGTAACTTCTTTTTCACAGATTCACGGTAATGTTAAAGATTCTATTGGCAACAGGCTGTCCAACGTCGTTTGTAAATTAACGAGTCTTGGAAGTTCCAGAACATATTCAAACCCTACTGATAATAATGGCGACTTCTATTTTAAGGGAGTTGTTGCGGGAAAGTATTCAGTAAAAATTTCGCTTGTCGGTTTCCAAGCCTACGTGATTGACAATTTAATAGTGAAGGAGAAAGATAACATTGATTTGGGGAGCATTATTCTTCATACAGAAAGCAGGTTGCTAAAAGAAGTGAAGATCAGCTACAAACAGCCCGTTTACCAACAAAAGATGGATAAAACCATCGTTAATGTTGGAGAAACAATTAGTGCGTCAGGAGGCAGTGTTCTCGATGTTTTGGAGAGATCGCCAGGAGTCGCCGTTGATAGGCAAAATAACACTATTTCTATGCGGGGCAAGGAAGGGGTGTTGGTAATGATCAATGGCAAACAAACCTATCTTCCAATCTCAGAAGTCGTTCAGATGCTTAAGGGTGTTGGCACCGGCGTAGTATCAAAAATAGAGTTGATCAACAATCCTTCATCCGATATGGATGCAACAGGAAGTGCAGGTGTTATAAATGTTATCTTAAAAAAAGGTAGTAATCTCGGTCAAAGCTTCAGTTACGATGTAAACGGAGGCTACGGGAGAGGCGGGAAATTCGGAGGAGATTTGAATTACACTAACCAATTTGGCCGGCTTAGCTTAACTGCGTCTTACTCGGGAATGTATAACAATAGTAAAGAGGAATGGAAAGTTAATCGGAGGAATGATTATCACGACAGTGTTTTCGAAGTTAATACAACTACAGATCGCCATCCAATTAATATCACAAATTCAGGATCTCTTCGCCTTGATTACCCCGTGAACGACCGGTTATCATTTGGTGCAAATGTTCAGGCCTACTTCAAACATTGGAACATGGATGCGGATAACAATACAAATGTTAGTGATGGCCTGGTGATTCACCAAACAGATAGGGAGCACGACCGATGGTATGATATATTGAGCGGGGTAGACTCCAGGTATCAAATAAATCCCAATAGTTTAATTACTGTAAATGCGGATTATTTATCATACGTGAATAACAATCAACATGTTTATAATAATGAATATTCAGGGTCTGGCGCTACCAAAACAGAGCTAATAAATACTGATAAACATACCCCCATTCATATTACCGTCTTCAAAACTGATTATAATAATAAGGCTAGTGATAGTTTCACCTTTAAAGGTGGTTTGAAAACCGCCATTTCCTCTTTTACAAATAATGTAGCAGAGAACAATCTCGATGATCCAAATAATTCGTTGCTGGTTGATCTTACAGGTAAGGACTTTCTGAATGAGAATATCTATGCAGCTTATTCAAGCGCGCAATATCGTTTATCCTCTAAAATCAGTTTGGATGGGGGCTTAAGGTATGAATACACAACATCTACTTTAAAAGATCAAAATAACCTTTCTTTGTTCGATAGAAAATACGGAAATCTTTTCCCAAGTGTGACTGCTAAATACGAAATCAACAACGAAAATACACTGCAATTAGGTTATAATAGAAGAATCTCGCGGCCATCTTTCGTCGATATTGCCCCTTTTATCGTATTTCTCGACCCTAACACCTATGTAACCGGAAACGTTGAGTTAAAACCAACTTTGACAGATAATTATTCGGTTTCTTATAAACTTGATGATTATTTCTTTTCTCTTGAATATTCAAATAATACAAACTCAATCAGCACATTCCAGCCTGTCCTAAATGTAAATTCTAATACGCTTTTGCTTACCCCAAGGAATATTGATCATTTTAAGGTGGTGTCCTTCACAGCTAACGCGCCCTATGAAGTCAGCACCTGGTGGAAGTTTATCGTGAGTGGTACGTATTCATACCAAATGGTCAATACGATTTATGCATACAATGAGCGAGTGAACTTTTCCAGGAATACAGTTCGGCTGAACATCACAAATAACTTGACCCTGCCAAAGGGACTTTCAATTGAGCTATCAGGGTATGTCCAATCCCCCTTTATTGTCGGGATCACAACAAGAAAAATTCCAGGCGAAGTGAATTTTGGTTTGATGAAGAAACTAACGGAAAGATCAAGTTTAAGTTTTGTAGCGAATGATATATTCAAAACGAATATCTGGACCGAAACCAACCAATTATCAACCGGCAACTTTAGCCTTCACAGGAATAACAATTTTGAAACAAGAGTTTTCAGGCTGTCATACGCTTATAAGATAGGTACAACTAATCACAAGGCCAGAGAAAGGGTAGATGAAGAAAAGCGTGTCAATTAA
- a CDS encoding HD domain-containing protein codes for MKIEAKKILDFLHFTENLKKLTRHSWLSDGRQESVAEHTWRISIMFILVEPHLGIKVDSLKTLEMIVIHDIIEIIAGDVWAFDAFNKETRELKIQREMAAIDEIRKTLDNETGEKFHALWHEFEAKETNEAKVANALDKLEAQIQHNEADISTWLDIEKEMLHMMHKHVEFNEFLIAFKEVIVEEGVEKLANSNSSEEALKS; via the coding sequence ATGAAAATAGAAGCAAAAAAAATCCTGGACTTTCTGCATTTTACTGAAAATCTTAAGAAACTTACACGACACAGTTGGCTTTCTGATGGACGTCAGGAAAGTGTTGCGGAGCACACGTGGCGTATATCAATTATGTTTATCCTGGTAGAACCTCATCTGGGGATAAAGGTCGATTCTCTAAAAACGTTGGAAATGATTGTTATTCATGACATTATCGAAATTATCGCCGGTGATGTATGGGCTTTTGATGCTTTTAATAAAGAAACAAGAGAATTAAAAATACAGCGTGAAATGGCGGCTATCGATGAGATCAGGAAAACACTTGATAATGAAACGGGCGAGAAGTTTCACGCTTTATGGCATGAGTTTGAAGCCAAAGAAACAAACGAGGCTAAAGTAGCAAATGCGTTAGATAAACTTGAGGCCCAAATTCAGCATAATGAGGCAGATATATCAACCTGGCTTGATATAGAAAAAGAGATGCTACACATGATGCATAAACATGTTGAGTTCAATGAATTCTTGATTGCTTTTAAAGAAGTAATTGTTGAAGAGGGAGTTGAAAAATTAGCCAACAGCAATTCGAGCGAAGAAGCTTTGAAATCGTAA
- a CDS encoding YqcI/YcgG family protein — protein MNHNVHGIDLKEITSCPYAPKAVVEYFKEEVLDTDDSTLSKLKKDFLAVVTGPNFLRLDAYVVKLGVKIDSVNDLVEHFKKLMYYLNDNLGTDNELEVPNWRFIFNNTSFFVIVMSDIYTRDSTRWYPDGHVILFQPEHSFHRQIPRSKRKAVITSIRKIFAKQGADYSEIVEDALEPQKYIFPLTKNDELINWWL, from the coding sequence ATGAATCATAATGTTCATGGCATAGATTTAAAGGAGATTACATCGTGTCCTTATGCTCCAAAAGCCGTCGTAGAGTATTTTAAAGAAGAAGTATTAGATACAGACGATTCTACGCTTAGCAAATTAAAAAAAGATTTCCTTGCCGTGGTAACTGGTCCTAATTTTCTGCGATTAGATGCTTACGTTGTAAAGCTCGGCGTCAAAATTGATTCTGTGAATGATCTCGTAGAACATTTTAAAAAACTGATGTATTATCTAAACGATAATCTCGGCACCGACAATGAATTAGAGGTGCCAAACTGGCGTTTTATTTTTAACAATACCAGTTTTTTTGTGATCGTAATGTCCGACATATATACAAGAGACAGCACGAGGTGGTATCCTGATGGTCATGTAATATTATTTCAACCTGAACACTCATTTCATAGGCAGATCCCAAGATCAAAAAGAAAAGCAGTAATAACATCGATCCGAAAAATATTCGCAAAACAAGGTGCCGACTACAGTGAAATCGTAGAAGATGCCCTTGAACCTCAGAAATATATATTTCCTTTAACTAAAAATGATGAACTAATAAATTGGTGGTTATGA
- a CDS encoding DUF1543 domain-containing protein, which translates to MPEIEAFWPESEKIQHIDVWREVNLVDGYQVNISQNYCNQASAGAKGKTVLRKSRRISRK; encoded by the coding sequence TTGCCGGAAATTGAAGCCTTCTGGCCGGAATCAGAGAAGATACAACATATCGATGTCTGGCGTGAAGTAAATTTAGTTGATGGTTATCAGGTTAATATCTCACAAAATTATTGCAATCAAGCCTCAGCCGGAGCGAAGGGAAAAACTGTTCTTCGTAAATCTCGGCGGATATCAAGAAAATAA
- a CDS encoding DUF7009 family protein has product MPESIIQQWMATDNVDFNTNDGKLYLLIEKDFACLDHVAGDQSDNYPNPALL; this is encoded by the coding sequence TTGCCCGAAAGTATAATACAGCAATGGATGGCTACAGATAATGTAGACTTCAACACTAACGATGGGAAACTCTATCTGCTCATAGAAAAGGATTTTGCCTGCCTGGATCATGTAGCCGGAGATCAAAGCGATAATTACCCGAATCCGGCATTGCTTTAA
- a CDS encoding IS630 family transposase (programmed frameshift), translating to MVRYTIKLTKEEVGELYSIINKGSHSSQTFRTAYILLNCDEGEYAEKITNEQISKVLKVGMRTIDRVKKKFIEEGFEGVLDRRPTSRVYETKSDGDVEAKLVALCCSEPPEGFAKWSLRLLADKMVELEYVESISHVTVRSVLKKNELKPWKVKGWVIPPEKSSEFVANMERVLDVYKKPYDEEFPVVCMDESPKQLIEEGQPSQAMKPGQEARVDYEYIRHGVVNIFMANEPLRGKRFVEITAFKTKKDWALFVKRIADEWYPTAKKITLVMDNFKTHSASAFYETFEPAEAKRLWDRFEFVYTPKHGSWLNMAEIELHVLNGQCLNRHISTMLKINEEVAAWQHNRNNKNSKINWQFENKDARIKLKRLYPSLHD from the exons ATGGTACGTTATACGATAAAACTTACAAAAGAGGAGGTTGGAGAGTTATACTCGATAATCAACAAGGGCTCCCATAGTTCTCAAACATTCCGGACAGCCTATATACTATTGAATTGTGATGAAGGGGAATATGCGGAGAAAATAACAAATGAACAGATCAGCAAAGTCCTGAAAGTAGGGATGCGAACGATAGACCGGGTGAAGAAAAAGTTTATTGAAGAGGGTTTTGAAGGTGTTTTAGATCGTCGCCCCACCAGCCGTGTTTATGAAACAAAATCAGATGGCGATGTAGAAGCGAAGCTGGTTGCCTTGTGTTGCAGCGAGCCGCCTGAGGGGTTTGCTAAATGGTCATTAAGGCTACTCGCCGATAAAATGGTAGAGTTGGAATATGTAGAAAGTATTTCGCATGTAACAGTAAGAAGTGTGCTTA AAAAAAACGAACTTAAGCCTTGGAAAGTAAAGGGCTGGGTAATACCACCGGAAAAAAGCAGCGAATTTGTAGCCAATATGGAACGCGTATTGGATGTATACAAAAAACCTTATGATGAGGAATTTCCGGTTGTATGTATGGATGAGTCGCCAAAACAATTGATAGAAGAAGGGCAGCCCTCTCAAGCCATGAAGCCTGGCCAGGAGGCAAGAGTAGATTACGAGTACATAAGGCATGGGGTAGTCAATATATTTATGGCCAACGAGCCTTTGAGGGGCAAGCGCTTTGTAGAAATTACGGCGTTTAAAACCAAAAAGGACTGGGCTTTATTCGTAAAAAGAATAGCAGATGAATGGTACCCGACAGCGAAAAAAATAACTTTAGTAATGGACAATTTTAAAACCCATTCGGCCTCTGCATTTTACGAGACATTTGAACCAGCCGAAGCCAAAAGGCTATGGGATAGGTTTGAGTTTGTTTATACGCCCAAGCATGGAAGCTGGCTCAATATGGCCGAGATAGAATTGCATGTATTGAATGGGCAATGCCTAAACAGGCATATTTCAACAATGCTGAAGATCAATGAAGAGGTAGCGGCATGGCAACACAACAGAAATAATAAGAACAGCAAAATTAACTGGCAGTTCGAAAATAAAGATGCGCGAATAAAACTGAAAAGACTTTATCCGTCATTACACGATTAA
- a CDS encoding molybdopterin-dependent oxidoreductase — protein sequence MKKIFLIIALAFLSLSPLLTIAQSQQAAVKITGEVTTPLTINNEDLQKFNQTIVVRKDKDGKDHTYSGVLVADLLQKAGVTMGPELKGENLTKYLLVDASDGYQVTFTLAELDKSYTDRMIILANQVDGKPFLPADGPFRIIVQGEKKPARCIKQVVSFKIAFAK from the coding sequence ATGAAAAAAATATTTTTAATTATCGCCCTGGCTTTTTTGAGCCTTTCGCCCTTGCTTACCATAGCGCAATCTCAACAGGCTGCAGTAAAAATAACAGGGGAGGTTACTACTCCGCTGACTATTAATAATGAAGACCTGCAGAAGTTCAATCAAACCATAGTAGTAAGAAAGGACAAGGACGGTAAAGATCACACCTACTCGGGTGTGCTTGTTGCCGACCTATTACAAAAAGCCGGTGTTACCATGGGCCCCGAATTGAAGGGCGAAAACCTCACTAAATATTTATTGGTTGATGCCAGCGATGGTTACCAGGTGACCTTTACCTTGGCCGAGCTTGATAAAAGCTATACTGACCGCATGATCATACTTGCCAACCAAGTAGATGGAAAACCATTTCTCCCGGCCGACGGCCCATTCCGCATTATTGTGCAAGGCGAAAAAAAACCGGCCAGGTGTATTAAACAGGTGGTTAGCTTTAAAATTGCTTTTGCGAAGTAA
- a CDS encoding cytochrome-c peroxidase: MLTERYKLKFNRHKTLSKVGVLSFLFVLTVGLSARTYYEDPIPTGSFQLVYPANFGNRINVPADNPTTKQGVYLGRLLFYETALSANNKLSCSSCHRQEKAFTDGKALSEGVDHVLSTRNSMSLVNLLWTRKLFWDGRAASLEDQAATPLSNPHEMGQSLTISAQKLSRIQSYPALFRLVYGDTLINGDRIVKSIAQFERTLISANSRYDQYLRNAYQPNEQELKGMALFNQFPQPEKGIRGANCAHCHGGAKTYMELFHNNGLDSIPKDAGIETLTGLPADRGRFKVPTLRNIALTAPYMHDGRFKILEEVIDHYSEHIKQSASLSSFLQGESNEIGGTSLKLLPEEKKELLAFLNMLTDSVFISNPSFSNPHLRITTNK; this comes from the coding sequence GTGTTGACAGAACGATATAAATTGAAATTTAACCGGCATAAAACTTTATCTAAAGTTGGTGTACTGTCGTTCCTGTTCGTCCTCACTGTTGGATTATCGGCCAGGACTTATTATGAAGATCCTATCCCCACTGGTTCCTTTCAATTGGTCTACCCGGCTAACTTCGGAAATCGCATTAATGTTCCTGCTGATAATCCTACTACAAAACAAGGTGTTTACCTCGGTCGCCTTCTATTTTATGAAACAGCGCTTTCGGCCAACAATAAATTATCCTGCTCAAGCTGTCACCGGCAAGAGAAAGCCTTTACGGATGGTAAAGCATTGAGCGAAGGTGTTGACCATGTATTATCAACCCGAAATTCGATGTCGTTGGTTAACCTGCTTTGGACCCGGAAATTATTTTGGGACGGTCGCGCGGCCAGCCTGGAAGACCAGGCCGCCACCCCCTTGAGCAATCCGCATGAAATGGGGCAATCTTTAACTATATCAGCCCAAAAACTCAGTCGTATTCAATCCTATCCTGCGTTATTCAGGTTGGTTTATGGCGATACCCTGATTAATGGCGACCGTATTGTGAAATCCATAGCCCAATTTGAGCGCACCCTAATCTCTGCTAATTCGCGCTATGACCAATATTTAAGAAATGCCTATCAGCCCAACGAACAGGAATTAAAAGGAATGGCCTTATTTAACCAATTCCCGCAGCCCGAAAAAGGTATCCGTGGCGCAAACTGTGCGCATTGCCATGGGGGAGCCAAAACCTATATGGAGTTATTTCACAACAATGGCCTGGATAGCATTCCCAAAGATGCTGGTATAGAAACCTTAACAGGCTTACCCGCAGATCGCGGACGTTTCAAGGTGCCTACGTTAAGGAATATAGCGCTCACTGCGCCCTATATGCATGACGGCCGCTTTAAAATACTGGAAGAAGTGATAGACCACTATAGCGAGCACATCAAACAATCCGCTTCTTTAAGTTCCTTTTTACAGGGTGAGTCTAATGAAATTGGTGGCACGTCATTAAAGCTACTACCCGAAGAAAAAAAAGAGCTGCTCGCTTTTTTAAACATGTTAACAGATTCAGTTTTCATCAGTAACCCTTCATTTTCCAACCCGCATTTACGCATCACCACAAATAAATAA
- a CDS encoding TonB-dependent receptor plug domain-containing protein translates to MSYFFSLKANAQVADTSKHVFQLGQVNIIGTKDSLRSNKLSAGTLNLYNRYDVSHALSLLPGVTLTAIGPRNESAVNIRGFDIRQVPVYLDGIPLYVPYDGYVDLARYNTFNLSEINISKGYSSVLFGPNAEGGAINMVSRKPANPFELNAVAGYLNGGYRLNTNIGSNLGKFYYQVSASQLKRDYYPLSSSFTPVKNEDGGHRDNSYSNDIDVSGKVGFTPTASQEYAIGYSYHHGTKGTPVYAGDDTQNSLLTKPRYWKWPNWDTQGLYLLSNNKINTTNVIKTRWYYSQFKNEIDSYDDVNYSTITKPYAFKSIYNDYTLGGSVIFENTDIKNNSLSIVGQYKQDVHREHNVGEPIRRDADNNFYAGAEDTYHITSALKVNAGVGFNDRRNTQAQLYSNNVISDLPGGGNSAWDVQGLVQYDLDNTNSLSFSVARKTRFATIKDRYSFKLGTAIPNPNLKAEDALNYDLSYHTLIGSKLTLQASGFYSKINNSIQTVNNVAVDPTTHANLSQVQNVGQAEYYGAEFAAGYPINTRLRLDANYTLIVRNNLSAPQIYFTDVPKHSLFASIQYSPVAKLYLLASEEYNSKRYSTSYGTTSGAFYLSNVKAHLTLVKGLSLEGGVNNLFDRNYTLVEGYPEEGRNYFVNLMFNY, encoded by the coding sequence GTGTCATATTTTTTTAGCTTGAAGGCTAACGCGCAGGTTGCAGATACAAGCAAACATGTTTTCCAACTTGGCCAGGTTAATATTATTGGCACCAAAGACAGTTTAAGAAGCAACAAGCTTAGCGCTGGCACGCTTAATTTATATAACCGGTACGATGTATCGCATGCCTTGAGTTTATTGCCCGGTGTTACCCTTACAGCCATTGGTCCGCGAAATGAGTCGGCGGTAAATATACGTGGGTTTGATATCCGCCAGGTTCCTGTTTATTTAGATGGGATTCCTTTATATGTACCTTATGATGGTTATGTGGATTTGGCAAGGTATAATACATTTAACCTGTCGGAGATTAATATTTCTAAAGGTTATTCATCCGTATTATTCGGACCCAATGCCGAAGGTGGAGCGATAAACATGGTGAGCCGTAAACCTGCAAACCCTTTTGAACTGAACGCGGTTGCCGGATACCTTAACGGCGGCTATCGGCTTAACACAAATATTGGGTCTAACTTAGGTAAGTTTTATTACCAGGTTTCTGCTTCACAATTAAAACGTGATTATTATCCGCTTTCGTCGTCTTTTACGCCGGTTAAAAATGAAGATGGTGGCCACAGGGATAACTCGTATAGTAACGATATTGATGTAAGCGGCAAAGTTGGATTTACGCCAACAGCATCGCAGGAATATGCTATTGGCTATAGTTACCATCATGGTACAAAAGGCACACCCGTATATGCGGGCGACGACACGCAAAATTCTTTACTCACCAAACCCCGTTACTGGAAATGGCCTAACTGGGATACACAGGGCCTGTACCTGTTAAGCAACAACAAAATCAATACAACTAATGTGATTAAAACCCGCTGGTATTACAGCCAGTTTAAAAACGAGATTGACAGTTATGACGATGTAAACTATAGCACCATTACCAAACCTTATGCTTTTAAAAGTATTTATAATGATTACACATTAGGCGGCAGTGTGATATTTGAAAATACGGATATTAAGAACAACAGCCTTAGTATTGTGGGCCAATACAAACAGGATGTGCACCGAGAGCACAACGTAGGCGAACCAATACGACGTGATGCTGATAATAATTTCTACGCGGGTGCCGAAGACACTTACCATATTACTTCGGCCCTGAAGGTAAATGCGGGTGTAGGTTTTAATGACAGGCGCAATACCCAGGCGCAGCTGTACAGCAATAACGTAATTTCTGATCTGCCCGGTGGCGGAAACAGCGCATGGGACGTGCAGGGCCTGGTTCAATATGATCTGGATAATACCAATTCCCTAAGCTTTTCAGTTGCGCGTAAAACCCGGTTTGCAACCATCAAAGATCGCTATTCCTTTAAACTGGGCACAGCCATTCCCAATCCCAATCTGAAAGCAGAGGATGCTTTAAATTATGATTTGAGCTATCACACACTTATTGGCAGTAAATTAACCTTACAGGCATCCGGCTTTTACAGTAAAATCAATAATAGTATTCAAACCGTTAATAATGTAGCTGTTGATCCTACCACGCACGCCAACCTTTCTCAAGTGCAAAATGTTGGCCAGGCAGAATATTATGGTGCAGAGTTTGCGGCTGGTTACCCAATTAACACCCGATTAAGACTGGATGCCAATTACACCCTCATTGTGCGCAACAATCTGTCGGCTCCTCAAATATATTTTACAGATGTGCCCAAACATAGCTTGTTTGCTTCAATACAGTATTCGCCTGTTGCCAAATTATACCTGCTGGCATCTGAAGAATATAATTCAAAAAGATATAGCACCAGTTACGGCACAACATCTGGCGCGTTTTATTTAAGCAATGTAAAAGCACACCTTACTTTGGTAAAAGGATTATCTTTAGAGGGCGGAGTAAACAACTTGTTCGATCGTAACTATACACTTGTAGAAGGTTATCCCGAAGAAGGAAGAAATTATTTTGTTAACCTGATGTTTAACTATTAA
- a CDS encoding winged helix-turn-helix domain-containing protein — protein MKEITFKLNGRMWMEIDGEQMLGPGRVELLERIQASGSLRQAAIQMKMSYKQAWDMINHLNSHFGTPVVISHRGGKGGGMAVITEQGIQLIKEFRDLQQKFRDFLKENSKTD, from the coding sequence ATGAAAGAAATAACATTCAAATTAAACGGCAGAATGTGGATGGAGATTGATGGCGAACAAATGCTTGGTCCAGGAAGGGTTGAGCTGCTTGAAAGAATACAGGCTTCGGGTTCTCTTCGGCAGGCGGCTATTCAAATGAAAATGTCCTATAAGCAAGCGTGGGATATGATCAATCACCTGAATTCACATTTCGGCACTCCGGTAGTAATTTCGCATCGAGGCGGTAAAGGTGGAGGAATGGCGGTCATAACAGAGCAAGGCATTCAATTAATCAAAGAGTTTCGTGATTTACAACAGAAATTTCGTGATTTTCTTAAAGAAAATAGCAAAACAGATTGA
- a CDS encoding SCO family protein, whose product MKKQYAYMLAALVLVACRPSQKQLPILGSRHLIQKTVGGKVITDTVYQTIPAFRFLNQDSTMIDNHTFDGKIYVADFFFTSCPTICPVMHRNLLKVYDKYKGNTEVMLLSHSIDFKYDVPHVLKSYAVKLGITGTQWEFVHGSKEVIYTLAEKNYLVSVAESAGQNGGYMHQGYLVLVDKEKRIRGAYDGTDEKQVARLMEDMDLLLASYGHKTD is encoded by the coding sequence ATGAAAAAACAATATGCTTACATGCTCGCCGCTTTAGTTTTGGTAGCCTGCCGTCCTTCGCAAAAGCAACTTCCGATTTTAGGCAGTCGGCATCTTATACAAAAAACCGTTGGTGGTAAAGTCATTACCGATACGGTCTACCAGACTATTCCGGCCTTCCGGTTCCTGAATCAGGACAGCACTATGATCGATAACCATACTTTTGATGGCAAGATCTACGTGGCAGACTTTTTCTTTACTTCCTGCCCCACCATCTGCCCGGTGATGCACCGTAACTTGCTGAAGGTTTACGATAAATACAAAGGCAACACCGAGGTGATGCTGTTATCCCACAGTATCGATTTTAAGTATGATGTACCGCATGTATTAAAAAGCTATGCGGTTAAACTGGGAATTACCGGCACGCAATGGGAATTTGTGCATGGCAGCAAGGAAGTGATTTACACTTTGGCGGAAAAGAACTATCTTGTATCCGTTGCAGAATCTGCCGGACAAAACGGCGGTTATATGCATCAGGGCTATCTGGTATTGGTTGACAAGGAGAAACGTATTCGTGGTGCTTATGACGGAACTGATGAAAAACAGGTTGCCCGGTTGATGGAAGATATGGATCTGCTATTAGCGTCTTATGGGCACAAAACTGATTAA